The window CTAAATTGGATGGCATAGAGGGTCTGGGACCAAAACGCAAGCAGACCCTGATGAAGTATTTCAAGTCCATTGGCAATATCCAGTCGGCCAGTCTGCAGGAAATCGCAGAAGCTGGTCTACCTTATAAGGTGGCGGAGAAGGTGAAGGAAAGTTTATCAGATAGAGGTGAGAATTGAAAAAATGGTTCAATTATGGTAGAATAAAATGATATTGCAAAAATAAGGAGAAAGCCATGGCTTTTGGAGAAGTAAAACATAAGAAAACATTTTTTGAGAAGGTGACAATTATCATCGTTATTGTGATGGTGCTAATAACCTTGGCTGGTTTGATTTTACCAGCTATCAATGCATTGATGAATTAAGAACCTGTACACACTTCAGCACTTCTATGGTAAGGTTAGCTTTCAGTTCCTCATTGTTAGTTTTTTTTTCAAAATACAACTGTATTTCCCTAAAAACTGCTTTGTTTAACTTGAAAAGAATTCTTATATTTGAATTTTGCTTGTGATACAGATTATAAAACGCTTCTAAGCGTTTTTTTCTAGGAAAGAATAGGTAAATTATGAGTATGTTTTTAGATACAGCCAAGATTACGGTCAAGGCTGGTAAGGGTGGCGATGGCATGGTAGCCTTCCGCCGTGAAAAATATGTACCCAATGGCGGTCCTTGGGGTGGCGACGGTGGTCGTGGTGGTAATGTGGTCTTTGTCGTGGATGAGGGCTTGCGCACCTTGATGGACTTCCGTTACAACCGTCGTTTTAAGGCTGACGATGGCGAAAAAGGCATGACAAAGGGAATGCATGGGCGTGGCGCAGAAGATATGTTGGTCCGTGTCCCTCAGGGAACTACTGTGCGCGATGCGGAAACTGGCAAGGTTATTACTGACTTGGTGGAGCATGGCCAAGAATTTATCATTGCCCATGGCGGACGTGGTGGTCGTGGTAATATCCGTTTTGCGACACCTAAAAATCCTGCACCAGAAATTTCTGAAAATGGGGAACCAGGTGAAGAACGCCAATTGGAATTAGAATTGAAAGTCCTTGCTGATGTTGGGCTTGTTGGTTTTCCATCGGTTGGTAAATCAACCCTGCTCAGCGTGATTACGGCAGCCAAGCCAAAAATTGGTGCCTATCATTTTACTACTATTGTTCCAAACTTGGGAATGGTTCGGACTAAATCTGGTGAATCCTTTGCAGTTGCAGACTTACCAGGTTTGATTGAAGGGGCTAGTCAAGGTGTCGGTCTAGGTACCCAATTCCTTCGCCATATCGAGCGGACACGTGTTATTTTGCATGTCTTGGATATGTCAGCAAGTGAAGGTCGTGATCCTTATGAGGACTATGTAGCTATCAACAATGAATTGGAAACCTACAATCTTCGACTCATGGAACGCCCACAGATTATTGTCGCCAATAAGATGGACATGCCGGAAGCAGCTGACAATCTGAAAGAATTTAAGAAAAAATTGGCAGCAAACTATGATGAATTTGACGAACTGCCACAGATTTTCCCAATTTCAGGGATTGCTCACCAAGGTTTGGAAAATCTCTTGGAGGCAACAGCAGAATTGCTAGAGAAAACACCAGAATTCTTGCTTTATGATGAATCAGATTTCCAAGAAGAAGAGGCTTACTACGGCTTCAACCCAGATGAACCAGAATTTGATATCAGCCGTTCAGATGATGCCAGCTGGATTCTATCTGGTGATAAGCTAGAAAAACTCTTTACTATGACCAACTTTGACCGTGACGAATCAGTCATGAAATTTGCCCGCCAGTTGCGAGGAATGGGTGTCGATGAAGCCCTCCGCGCGCGCGGAGCAAAAGACGGAGACACCGTCCGCATCGGCAAGTTTGAATTCGAGTTTGTTGATTAACGTAGCAGTTTGACTGCAAGTTAACTTGCAAGTCAAACTACGCCAAGTCCTAGGGGACCTTAGCTAGCTACCTTACTAACTTCCCCCAAATGGTAGTATCGACCATTTGGGTTCCGTTTCGTAACTTTGGATCACATCTAAGTCCTAAAGGACTTGATGTAGTACGGTAGCCGCTATGGCGGTCTACTTACCAACCTTACTAATTCCGTACAGGCAGTAACATCGACTGCCTGTACTCCATGTCGTAACTTGTCCAGTGGAGTGAAACAGTTTGGGGAACTGTTTCAGCTGGTCGCCTTGAAATATGAAAGCGACCACAGAAGCTCGAGCTTAAAAATTCGAAAGCGAGTTAAGCATTTTGACTGCAAGTTAACTTGCTAGTCAAACTACGCCAAGTCCTAGGGGACCTTGGCTAGCTACCTTACTAACTTCACCCAAATGGTAGTATCGACCATTTGGGTTCCGTTTCGTAACTTTGGGATCACATCTAAGTCCTAAAGGACTTGATGTAGTACGATAGCCGCTATGGCGGACTACCTACCAACCTTATTAATTCCGTATAGGCAGTAACATCGACTGCCTGTACTCCATGTCGTAATACATCCGATAAGTTGGCACGGTTTTAACTGGGGAACTCGAAGGCGAGGTAGTCTTGGAATAGACTGTTTCAGTTGCTTTAAACTTGGACGAGTAGAAAATAAGTAATGATAGAAATTTGGAGGTGTCTATGGGTGATAAACCGATATCCTTCAAGGATAAGGATGGAAATTTCGTTTCTGCAGCAGATGTTTGGAATGCTGAGAAATTGGAAGAACTTTTTAACACGCTCAATCCCAATCGTAAATTGCGCTTGGAAAGAGAGCGTATAGCCAAAGAGAAAGAAAATGAGTAAAGTTAGAATCTGCTGGTGTATTGCATGACTGGCAGATTCTATTTTTTTTGTTCAGATGTTAACCAAATTTTGCTATACTAGACATAGAATATTTTAAGAAAGCGTGGTGGCCGAATGAAATTAGTCTATACAGATATTCGTAATCCTCTGACACAGTATCTGACAGAGCAGGCGGCAGTATTTGCCAAACAAGGGAAGCGTGTTTTTTATATTGCTCCTAACTCCCTATCATTTGAAATGGAACGCAAGGTTTTGGAATACTTGCCAGAGCAAGCAACTTTTGACATCATCGTGACACGTTTCGGTCAATTAGGACGTTATTTGTTGATTGATAAGATAGAGGAAAGGCAGTCGCTTGATGATGTAGGCTTGGCCATGGTTTTTTTCCGTGTCTTATCACAGTTTAAAGATGGTGATTTGAAAGTCTATGGGCGTTTAAAGACAGATTTTGGTTTTATCAATCAACTAGTAGCACTATATAAAGAGTTGCAAGGGGCCAATATGTCTGTCTTAGACTTGGAAGCCATGGATTCTCCTGACAAACAGGCTGATTTGACCAAGATAATTCTGGCAGTAACTGATGTTTTGGTCAAAGAAGGCTTTGAGCACCGATCCAAGTTAGCACAGCTGATTAGTATGATTGAAACAGGTCAGTTAGATCAGCAGTTAAAAGAAATAGTCCTTGTTATAGATGGCTTTTCTCGTTTCTCAGCAGAAGAGGAGGCCTTGGTAAGCGCCTTAAATGAACGGGTATCGGAGATTCTGATAGGTGTTTATGCTAGTAAAAAGGCTGTAAAGGCAGCTTATATTGAAGGAAACGTTTATCAGGCCAATGTTGATTTTTTGCGTCACTTATCTGCCCACTTTAGCAGCAAAATTGACTACATTGGTCAGGAGCCTGTTTTGGATAGTCTAGGTAAAATTTCCAAGAATCTGGAATGTCATTACGATTATAGTGGTTCTCAGCTCGCCCTAACGGAGGCAGATCAAAGCAAGATTGAGATTTGGAAAGTTATCAATCAAAAAGCTGAAGTGGAGCAGGTTGCAATCGCCATTCGTCATCTACTTAGCAAGGGTGTTCGTTACAAGGATATTCTTTTGTTGGTTGGCGATGTTGATAGCTATCATTTACAAATTGGCAAGGTGTTTGATAGATTTGACATCCCCTACTATTTGGGGAAGGCAGAAGAGATGAGTCACCATCCTCTCGTGCATTTTGTTGAGTCACTCCAACGCTTGCGTCGCAATCGTTTCAGACCAGAGGACCTGCTCAACCTTCTCAAATCAGGCTTGTACGCCAGTATTTCTCCAAAGGAACTGGATCTTTTTGAATCTTATGTGCAATTTGCAGATATGAAGGGCCAGGCTGCTTTTTCACGGCCCTTTTTGGTCAATAGCAGAGCAGACTATGATGTGGAGATAATTAAAGAGAAGGGTCTTATCTATGATTTGAATGTCTTAGAACCTCTGCGGGCCAAGATTATGGAGCCTTTGCTGACCTTGTTTAAGGCTGGTCCGCAAAAGGCTAGTAGTCTACTAGAGAAATTTATGGTCTTTTTAGAGGCTGTTCAGCTAACTCAAAATATGGAAGTGCTCACTAAAGGGCTAGGTGAAGCAGAGCAGGATAAGGCGAAACAAGTCTGGAATAGCTTTATCCATACTCTTCATTCTCTTCGTCAGATTTTTGGTAATGAAAAAATGAAGTTGGATGATTTTCTGGCTATTTTACAGGCTGGAATGCAGGCCAGTCAGTATAGGACTGTTCCAGCAACAGTCGATGTGGTCAATGTAAAATCCTATGATTTGATTATGCCTCATACTGCCAAGTACGTTTTTGCTATCGGTATGGGACAGGCTAATTTCCCAAAAGTTGCTAAGAATACCAGTCTGTTGACCGAAGAAGAGATGGCCAAGGTCAATCTGGTATCAGCTAGCTCCTCTCGTTTTGACTTGGTCAGTCGTGACAATATTAAGAAAAACCACGCTACCATGATATCCTTACTAAATGCGGCTACGGAACACTTGGTTCTTTCTGCACCTCAGATATACAATGAAGGTGAAGATCCTCAATCCCCTTATATAGGCCTTCTCGTCGAGCTGATGAAGTTTCAAGTGATACCGCATGGTCGAATACTCAGTCCAAATCCTCAAGATGTCGGTTACTATAAAGGCTTGCTCTCTCAGCTAAAAGAGCCAGCCCTCTCAAGCCTTGAACAAGATTGGCAAGGTCAATCAGCTTTTTGGACGACTTTGGTATCCGAGCTAAAAGAAAAATTTGCAGCAAAAGATCTTTCTATTCCTGAAATCAAGGATGATATCAGTCCAGTCGCCTTAAGTGAAGATACTCGAGCAGTTCTCTATCCAGCAGATAAGCCTTTAAAACTATCGGCCTCTAGTTTGACCAATTTTTACAATAACCAGTATCTCTACTTTATTCGCAATATCCTACGCTTGCGGGAGCAGGAAACCATTCATCCGACAGTGACCCAGCACGGGCTCTTTCTACATCGTGTCATGGAACGCTTTGCTATGGACAAATCTAGTGATAGTTTTGAGCAGAAGTTGGATAAGGCTATTTCTGACACTCACAATGAAGCGGAGTTTAAGATGTTTTATAGTCAGGATGCCGAAGCGGAGTTCACGGGGCAAGTTTTAGATACGATTGCTCGCTCTACAGCGACTGTTCTAAGGGATAATGATTTGGTCGCTATTGATGGTCAGGAAAAGAGTTTCCGTGAGGAACAAGCTATTAAAATCCTAGATACTCAGGTCAATCGGCCAATTCATATCAATGGTACCATTGACCGCTTGGATACTTTATTGATAAATAATGCTGTAGGTATCGTAGATTACAAGTCCAGTGATCAGACCTTCTCATTGGCTGATTTTTACAATGGTTTGAAACCCCAATTGGTCACTTATTTGGAAGCTGTGCGCCATCTGAAAGAAACAAAAGAAAAGGCTGCTTTTGGAGCTATGTATCTACATTTACAAAATCCTCTTATCCGATTAAAGGATACGAAGAATATGGAAGACATAGAGCAGCTTGCCAATACCAGTTTAGTCTACAAGGGTTTATTTATTAAAGGGGAAAGTCAAGGTCTTTCATCCCTTTATAAGACAGAGAAGCAGACCTATGAGAAAGAGGAATGTGATATTCTACTGGAGCATAATCGACATCTCTATCAGAAGGCTGCTGAGGAAATTCTCAATGGTCGCTTTGCTATTAACCCTTATACAAAAGATGGACGTTCGGTTGCTGGTGAGCAACTGAAGGCCATTACTGGTTTTGAGGCCGATCGACATATGGGAATGGCTCGTCGTTTGGTCAAAGAAACAAAACGAGAGAATTGGCTAGAGAGAATGAAAGGAGAAGAGGACTAATGGCTTTTGAACCATTTTTAAGTGCAGAAGAAATTCGTGCTATTCAGTTGGAGGAGGCTGCTTCTGCAAAGAAGCCCAAGCGGACACCTGAGCAGATTGAAGCCATTTATAGTCATAGTCAGAACATACTTGTTTCAGCGTCAGCTGGTTCTGGCAAGACCTTTGTCATGGTGGAGAGGATACTGGACAAGCTACAACGTGGTGTGGGGATTGAAGAGCTTTTTATCTCTACTTTTACAGTTAAGGCAGCAGGTCAGCTAAAGGATCGGATTGAGGAAAATCTTAATAAAACCATTGCTGCGACTAGCGATATGGACTTGAGGCGACACCTATCAGCTCAGTTGGCTGATTTGACCAAGGCTGATATCGGGACCATGGATTCTTTCACGCAGAAATTAGTCACGACCTATGGCTATAGTCTGGGTATTTCGCCCCAGTTTCGTATCCTACAAGATGAGGTTGAAAAATCTAGTTTCAAAAAAGAAATTTTTAGTCAGATTTTTGCAACCTATTTAGAAAATGACAAATCAGGGGACTTTCGGAAGCTGGTCAGCAATTTTTCAGGTAGTCGGAAAGACAATAGCGGTTTTCGCACGGTTGTCTACCAGATTTATGATTTTAGCCAATCAACTAGCAATCCGACCCAATGGCTAAAAGAAAAGGCTGTTCAGTCAGAACTTTATAGCCAGGAAAAAATTGACCAGATGCTTGAGCAAGACTATAAGCAAACTGTTTTGGACCAACTCCATCAATCAGGGGACTTTTTCCGTCATCATATAGAGTGGGGCAAAAAAGATTTTGGCTCTGCTCCATATTTTGCTAATGTTGAAGAGGTTGTGGGTCTTTTGACAGATTTAGATGGCTTGGGGCTAAAGGACTTGACGGAACGGGTTGAAAAAATTCTACTCATCAATAGCCAGTCCAATGGCAGGGGGTTGACAAATGCTAAGCGTCCTAAGGATGAGCATTTACTAGCTTTTAAGGAAGAATATAATGCTGGTAAGAAACAAATTATTGAAGGCTTGCGGGAGTTAGGGCAGGAAGCCTATGAATTGAACTTGCTTAAAGACTACCAGCTTCAAGCTCTGCCTTTGTTGGAGCTTCTGCGTGATTTTGTTTTGGATTTTTCACAAGCCTATTTGGAGTTGAAAATCAGGGAAGCTGCCTTTGAATTTTCGGATATTGGGCATTTTGCCATTCGGATTTTAGAGGAAAACGAGGACATTCGCCAGTATTTCCAAGACAAGTACCATGAGGTAATGGTGGACGAGTACCAAGACAATAACCACAGTCAAGAGCGAATGTTGGATTTGCTGTCTAATGGGCACAATCGCTTCATGGTAGGGGATATCAAACAATCAATCTATCGCTTCCGTCAGGCTGATCCGATGATTTTCCAAGAGAAATTTGAACTTTATCAGTCTAATCCAGAGGCAGGAAAATTGATATTACTCAAGGAGAATTTCCGCAGCAGTATCGAGGTTGTAGAAGCGACTAATGCGATTTTTACTCGCCTTTTGGATAAACAGGTGGGTGAAATTAACTATGATGGCAGCCACCGCCTAGTCTTTGGTAATAGTGAAAAACCTACTTATAAGCCAGAAAATCAGATGGAGTACTGGCTCTATAGTCAGAAGGAAGATAAGTCTGATACAGAGGATAGGGAAGAAGAGGTGGCCATATCAGCTGGCGAAGTTGAAATGGTGGCTAAGGAAATCTTACGTCTGCATAAGGAGAAGAACGTAAAATTTGAAGACATTACACTATTAGTCCAAAAACGAACCCACAATCATCTGATTACAAGCATTTTTGACCGGTATGGTATTCCCTTAGTGGCTGATGGTGGGTTAACATCCTATCTGAAATCCTTGGAAGTCATGGTCATGCTAGATACCTTGCGGGTAATTAACAATCCGCTCAATGATTATGCCCTAGTAGCCCTTCTCAAATCTCCTATGTTTCGATTTGATGAGGATGAATTGACCCGCATTTCCCTACAGGCTAATACAGGATTTTTCTATCAAAAGATGGAAGAAGCGAAACAAATAGAAGGTATCAAAGATGATGCGGACCAAGAGAATTGTGCTAGGAAAAGCTTGATTACAAAAGGTTTGCAAACTAAGATTAGTCATTTTTTGTCAGTATTGGATAGCTGGCGTTCTTTTGCCAAGCTACATTCTATCCATGATTTGATTTGGAAGATTTTCAATGAAAAATTCTACTACGACTATGTAGCTACTTTGCCAAATGCCAGCAAGCGACAAGCTAATCTTTACGCCCTGGGTTTGCGTGCTCATCAATTTGAAAAGACTGGTTACAAGGGATTATCTCGCTTTATTGCCATGATTGATCGTGCCTTAGCCAACGACAAAGACTTGGCAGATGTTCAAGAATTTGTTCCGGAAAACGCAGTGCAACTCATGACTATTCATAAGTCAAAGGGGTTGGAGTTCAAGTATGTATTTCTTATGAATATTGATAAGAAATTTAACTTAGAGGACCATTACCAGTCTGTTATTATCAGTCGAAAAAATGGACTTGGGGTTCAGTATCTGGCAGACATGAAAAATCGAGTAAGGAGTTCATTACCCCAGGTGCGCGTGCTGATGAATACTCTTCCCTATCGTCGTAACTTGCAAGAGCTGAAAATTGCCAATCTATCTGAACAAATGCGCTTGCTCTATGTAGCCCTGACCCGAGCCGAGGTAAAACTCTACTTGGTTGGAAAAGGGGACAAAGAAAAACTATCTGTCAGGTATGATGGCAAACAAGAAAATGGTGTCTTGGCTAAATCAACAAGAGAAAATATGGTCAGCTTTCAAGATTGGATACTAGCCATTGATGCTGCCTTTACTGGTCAAGACCTTCACTTCAAGAAAAGATTTGTGACGGATGAGGACATGGTAGAAGACAGTGAACAGGGGGGAGGCCACCAAGAACAGACAGAGCAAGAAACTGTGGAAGAAAGTACGAAAGTAGCAACTGAAACCGTAGAGGTTACTGTGTCTGAACAGTTACTACTAGAGCAAGCTGACCCAACTGATCAAGCCAAAGAAGTGAAGTCAGATCGAATAGAAAAAATCCAGTTAAAAGACATTGAGATTGGTTTGAAATTATTGTCTTCTGTCCAAGAGTTGAACGAAGGCTATAAGGCTGCTATAGAATTACCAAGTTTACGCACTCCAAGTCAAATCAAGAAACTCTATGAGCCTATTTTGGAACAAGAAGGAATGGAAATCATGGATAAGTCCGATACAAGGCAGGGCTTGGCAAAATCCAAAACAAAACGGACTTTCAACTTGCCAGATTTCTCCAAGAAACCAAAAATTACTGGAGCTCAAGTCGGTTCAGCAGTCCATGAACTCATGCAACGCTTGGACTTGTCTTGGTTGGTGACAGAAGATACGGTAAGAGAAGCTCTAGAAGCTGTTCATGCAGATCAGGCTGTTAAGGACAAGATTGATATTCAAAAGATCTTGGATTTCTTTGATACAGACTTGGGTCAGGGAATTCTAGCCAATACCGACAAACTACACCGAGAAGCTCCATTTGCAAGTTTGCAGATAGATCCTGTATCACAGGAACAATTTGTCCTTCGCGGGATTATCGATGGCTACCTACTCTATGATGATCACATTGTCCTCTTTGATTACAAGACAGACAAGTATGACCAGCCAAGCCAACTTAGCCAACGTTACCAAGCTCAAATGCAACTCTACGCAGAAGCATTGAAAAAAGCCTACAAGATAGATCGTGTAGACTGTCATTTGATTTTGCTTGGTGGGGAGAAGATTGAAGTGGTAGAGGTCAAGGTAAATTAAAAGCGAGTGATTAAACTCGCTTTTTCTGTTTGGTTAGATTGAGGCCGAATGGAACTAAATTTTCTTCTTTTTTCAAAATCCGCTGGATATTTTCCTTGTGTCGAACGATGACAAAGAGCCCCAAAAAGACGATGATAATGGTAAAGAGCCAGTCGTAGCTAGGTAGGATAAATTTTAGTGCTGGAAATAGCAGAGCTCCTAAGATGGCTAAGGCTGCTGCCAAAACACTAGAGAATGACACCATGGATGTCAAGTAGAGGGAGCTGGCAAAGATTAGAATGAGATAGAGGCAGAAAGCAGGTGCAACCCCTAAAAGCATACCAGCAGATGTGGCAACAGCCTTTCCGCCTTTGAATTGGGCAAAGATGGGGAAAGTATGTCCTAAAACAGCCATCAATCCAAAGACAATCGGAGAAATTCCTTGGGCATGAAAAATAATTGGGAGCAGTGCTGCCAAGGTTCCCTTGAGGAAATCAATCAGAAAGACGACAGTGCCCGCCTTCTTACCGAGAATACGGAAGGTATTGGTGGTTCCTGTATTGCCTGAACCATGTTCGCGGATATTGATCTTGAAAAAAGCCTGACCAATCCAAAGTCCTGATGGAATAGAACCTAATAAATATGCGACGAATAATAAAATAAGATTGACTAACATGCTTCCATTATAGCACAATTTCCTTTGAATTCTCCTCAAATGCGTTTTCTTAGCTGTTCCAGCCGAAAGTTAGCAGAAAAATTTTGCAAAAATGCTCAAAAACTTGTAATATAGTAAGGATGACAAGTATGGAGGTCAGTTTTGACTAAGAAAGAGATTAACATAAATAATTATAATGACGATGCCATTCAGGTATTAGAAGGGCTAGATGCTGTTCGCAAACGCCCTGGTATGTACATCGGCTCCACAGACGGAAATGGTCTGCACCACATGGTCTGGGAGATTGTCGATAATGCTGTCGACGAGGCCTTGTCTGGTTTCGGTGACCGAATTGACGTGACCATTAACAAGGACGGTAGTCTGTCCGTTTCCGACCGTGGACGTGGAATGCCTGTCGGTATGCACGCAACAGGCAAGCCAACCGTTGAAGTTATCTTCACCGTTCTCCACGCAGGTGGTAAGTTCGGTCAAGGTGGCTACAAGACTTCAGGTGGTCTGCACGGGGTTGGTTCTTCGGTGGTCAATGCCCTGTCCAGTTGGTTGGAAGTGGAAATTACCCGTGACGGTGCTGTTTACAAGCAACGGTTTGAGCAGGGTGGAAAGCCAGTCACGACCTTAGAGAAGATTGGTACCGCTCCAAAATCAAAAACAGGTACAAAAGTTACCTTTATGCCTGATGATACCATCTTTTCAACGACTGATTTCAAGTTCAACACCATTGCCGAACGTTTGAAAGAGTCAGCCTTCTTGCTCAAACAAGTCACCATGACCTTGACAGATGAGCGGACGGGCGAGCAGGAGGAGTATCACTATGAAAATGGCGTTCAAGACTTTGTATCCTACCTCAACGAAGACAAGGAAACCCTGACGCCAGTCCTCTATTTTGAAGGAGAAGATGCAGGTTTCCAGGTTCAAGTGGCCATGCAGTACAACGATGGTTATTCAGACAACATTCTCTCCTTCGTTAACAACGTTCGGACCAAGGATGGCGGTACCCACGAAACAGGTCTCAAACTAGCCATTACCAAGGCCATGAACGACTATGCTCGTAAGACTAATTTGCTCAAGGAAAAGGACAAGAACTTAGAAGGCTCAGATTACCGTGAAGGTTTGTCTGCGGTCCTCTCTATCCTTGTGCCAGAAGAGCATTTGCAGTTTGAAGGACAGACCAAGGACAAGCTGGGCAGCCCGCTTGCTCGTCCTGTGGTGGACGGCATTGTATCGGACAAGCTGACTTTCTTCCTTTTGGAAAATGGCGAGCTAGCATCTAATCTAGTTCGTAAAGCCATTAAGGCGCGTGACGCCCGCGAGGCTGCGCGTAAGGCGCGTGACGAATCCCGAAACGGTAAGAAAAACAAGAAGGACAAGGGGCTTTTATCAGGAAAATTAACCCCAGCCCAGTCCAAAAATCCAGCCAAAAACGAACTCTATCTGGTCGAGGGAGATTCGGCCGGAGGCTCTGCCAAACAAGGCCGTGATCGTAAATTCCAAGCCATCCTACCTTTGCGTGGTAAGGTTATCAACACTGCCAAGGCTAAAATGGCGGACATCCTCAAAAACGAAGAAATCAACACCATGATTTACACCATCGGTGCAGGTGTTGGTTCAGACTTTACGCTGGAAGATGTCAACTATGACAAGATTATAATCATGACCGATGCGGATACGGACGGTGCCCACATTCAGACTCTCTTGCTGACCTTCTTCTATCGCTATATGCGACCGCTAGTAGAAGCAGGCCGGGTTTATATCGCCCTTCCGCCCCTCTACAAGATGTCAAAAGGTAAGGGCAAGACAGAAAAGATTGCTTATGCTTGGTCTGATGGGGAATTAGAAGATCTCCGCAAGGATTTTGGCAAGGGCTTTATCCTCCAACGCTACAAGGGTCTTGGTGAGATGAATGCCGATCAGCTCTGGGAAACGACTATGAACCCTGAAACTCGTACCCTTATCCGTGTCACCATTGAAGATTTAGCCCGTGCTGAACGCCGTGTATCTGTCCTTATGGGCGACAAGGTCGAGCCACGCCGCAAGTGGATTGAGGACAATGTTAAGTTTACATTGGAAGAGGCGACAGCTTTTACTAAATAATCTCAGGGAAGTTGAGGTGCAGTATGGTTTTAGAAAATAAATTGGGGATTGAAAATTCGGCTGAATTAGCCCGTCTTGAAGAACAAATCAGCAAGAAAAAAGCAGCTCAACTGTTCGAAACTGGGCAATTGTTCCAGATAGAAGTTGGAACCTTTGCAGGTTTGGCACAAATTCATCAGGCTTTATTTGAGGATATTTACGACTTTGCAGGTAAAATTCGTGATGTAAACATTGCCAAGGATAACTTTCAATTTGCCCCTCGTATTTTTCTGGAGCAGTCATTGGCTTATATTGACAAGCTACCACATGAAACCTTTGATGAGATTATTGACAAGTATGCAGATATGAACATTGCACACCCATTCCGTGAAGGAAATGGTCGCAGTATGCGTATCTGGTTGGATTGTATGCTACGGGATAGGTTGGGCAAGGTAG is drawn from Streptococcus sp. 29892 and contains these coding sequences:
- the addA gene encoding helicase-exonuclease AddAB subunit AddA — translated: MAFEPFLSAEEIRAIQLEEAASAKKPKRTPEQIEAIYSHSQNILVSASAGSGKTFVMVERILDKLQRGVGIEELFISTFTVKAAGQLKDRIEENLNKTIAATSDMDLRRHLSAQLADLTKADIGTMDSFTQKLVTTYGYSLGISPQFRILQDEVEKSSFKKEIFSQIFATYLENDKSGDFRKLVSNFSGSRKDNSGFRTVVYQIYDFSQSTSNPTQWLKEKAVQSELYSQEKIDQMLEQDYKQTVLDQLHQSGDFFRHHIEWGKKDFGSAPYFANVEEVVGLLTDLDGLGLKDLTERVEKILLINSQSNGRGLTNAKRPKDEHLLAFKEEYNAGKKQIIEGLRELGQEAYELNLLKDYQLQALPLLELLRDFVLDFSQAYLELKIREAAFEFSDIGHFAIRILEENEDIRQYFQDKYHEVMVDEYQDNNHSQERMLDLLSNGHNRFMVGDIKQSIYRFRQADPMIFQEKFELYQSNPEAGKLILLKENFRSSIEVVEATNAIFTRLLDKQVGEINYDGSHRLVFGNSEKPTYKPENQMEYWLYSQKEDKSDTEDREEEVAISAGEVEMVAKEILRLHKEKNVKFEDITLLVQKRTHNHLITSIFDRYGIPLVADGGLTSYLKSLEVMVMLDTLRVINNPLNDYALVALLKSPMFRFDEDELTRISLQANTGFFYQKMEEAKQIEGIKDDADQENCARKSLITKGLQTKISHFLSVLDSWRSFAKLHSIHDLIWKIFNEKFYYDYVATLPNASKRQANLYALGLRAHQFEKTGYKGLSRFIAMIDRALANDKDLADVQEFVPENAVQLMTIHKSKGLEFKYVFLMNIDKKFNLEDHYQSVIISRKNGLGVQYLADMKNRVRSSLPQVRVLMNTLPYRRNLQELKIANLSEQMRLLYVALTRAEVKLYLVGKGDKEKLSVRYDGKQENGVLAKSTRENMVSFQDWILAIDAAFTGQDLHFKKRFVTDEDMVEDSEQGGGHQEQTEQETVEESTKVATETVEVTVSEQLLLEQADPTDQAKEVKSDRIEKIQLKDIEIGLKLLSSVQELNEGYKAAIELPSLRTPSQIKKLYEPILEQEGMEIMDKSDTRQGLAKSKTKRTFNLPDFSKKPKITGAQVGSAVHELMQRLDLSWLVTEDTVREALEAVHADQAVKDKIDIQKILDFFDTDLGQGILANTDKLHREAPFASLQIDPVSQEQFVLRGIIDGYLLYDDHIVLFDYKTDKYDQPSQLSQRYQAQMQLYAEALKKAYKIDRVDCHLILLGGEKIEVVEVKVN
- the plsY gene encoding glycerol-3-phosphate 1-O-acyltransferase PlsY, whose product is MLVNLILLFVAYLLGSIPSGLWIGQAFFKINIREHGSGNTGTTNTFRILGKKAGTVVFLIDFLKGTLAALLPIIFHAQGISPIVFGLMAVLGHTFPIFAQFKGGKAVATSAGMLLGVAPAFCLYLILIFASSLYLTSMVSFSSVLAAALAILGALLFPALKFILPSYDWLFTIIIVFLGLFVIVRHKENIQRILKKEENLVPFGLNLTKQKKRV
- the parE gene encoding DNA topoisomerase IV subunit B, which produces MTKKEININNYNDDAIQVLEGLDAVRKRPGMYIGSTDGNGLHHMVWEIVDNAVDEALSGFGDRIDVTINKDGSLSVSDRGRGMPVGMHATGKPTVEVIFTVLHAGGKFGQGGYKTSGGLHGVGSSVVNALSSWLEVEITRDGAVYKQRFEQGGKPVTTLEKIGTAPKSKTGTKVTFMPDDTIFSTTDFKFNTIAERLKESAFLLKQVTMTLTDERTGEQEEYHYENGVQDFVSYLNEDKETLTPVLYFEGEDAGFQVQVAMQYNDGYSDNILSFVNNVRTKDGGTHETGLKLAITKAMNDYARKTNLLKEKDKNLEGSDYREGLSAVLSILVPEEHLQFEGQTKDKLGSPLARPVVDGIVSDKLTFFLLENGELASNLVRKAIKARDAREAARKARDESRNGKKNKKDKGLLSGKLTPAQSKNPAKNELYLVEGDSAGGSAKQGRDRKFQAILPLRGKVINTAKAKMADILKNEEINTMIYTIGAGVGSDFTLEDVNYDKIIIMTDADTDGAHIQTLLLTFFYRYMRPLVEAGRVYIALPPLYKMSKGKGKTEKIAYAWSDGELEDLRKDFGKGFILQRYKGLGEMNADQLWETTMNPETRTLIRVTIEDLARAERRVSVLMGDKVEPRRKWIEDNVKFTLEEATAFTK
- the fic gene encoding protein adenylyltransferase Fic, which translates into the protein MVLENKLGIENSAELARLEEQISKKKAAQLFETGQLFQIEVGTFAGLAQIHQALFEDIYDFAGKIRDVNIAKDNFQFAPRIFLEQSLAYIDKLPHETFDEIIDKYADMNIAHPFREGNGRSMRIWLDCMLRDRLGKVVDWNSIDKDEYFNAMVRSHVSTGELKYLLLHALTDDLGQATYFKGIDHSYYYEGYNLYRTEDL